A genome region from Anastrepha obliqua isolate idAnaObli1 chromosome 4, idAnaObli1_1.0, whole genome shotgun sequence includes the following:
- the LOC129245340 gene encoding O-acyltransferase like protein-like, producing MRTIAAVIVTVLLASAVASGATATFSRGEHTNATEGVSLARINFLVGVAELGALHENGTRCGRELETLLKAVASKEFWSLKVLDSFGAPPKSFSWGNYYWFASQKHCDDLNTPYAVAFSPAHLRSYRMNPFNVTSPFRLRLTMIYMRFSTPRYINLRLPFESFIHIGLCLPQSCAIAALQRYTDEYFQRGDFVMQRDFELQLQSVSARAPTFGLDFFQQTGTIISITILTTLLLLIGLAEIVHRSKEKLQLQQLLLTKAPLVAPSNGGVHIANVSVEPINESAAKSSTLEELLLCFRLAENWRRALQPERANSNANFLSAIAGLRTIICLWVSTFHVYYYSLFALSNAPMMFAALANFLYQPLLQAVFFVDIFFVMSALLLVYNFLSTESRLKAIRQNGFVQNTKLFGQLALNRYLRLTPMLIVTILLSDVAYDLINTYSPFYLGANSGYYCKQRWWYNLLYIQNFLDMRDICCSWTWYLACEMQFYLLTTALLFLYAKSERLAKIVFATCALGFAIIGWLCNYNNGITFDLDVLHSTLNQLYVKPWVRINPYLGGVLCGWWLHHHRQRGGQRYHYHHRQQHQQREKQQAQSQSEFRPSQIHTQQQQQQQQQQHQQQQRAQQQCETARNSGNIGWWHAAFWLFIAIVYVVANFMSYWRNTPTWLVASIMSFGKLLFALCIGGGILMCAWGYGGRLNALLSAHLFRLLNKFCFSIYLLTPVVTIVAYGLRNEPTSFNEIGSVTDFVAVNVLAVLSSFLAYVLVELPMQRVCNRLLCKRC from the exons ATGCGGACAATAGCTGCCGTTATTGTGACCGTACTTTTAGCGTCCGCAGTGGCCAGTGGAGCAACGGCAACATTTTCGCGCGGTGAACACACAAACGCGACGGAGGGGGTGTCACTGGCGCGTATCAATTTCCTGGTTGGTGTGGCAGAGTTGGGCGCGTTGCACGAAAATGGCACGCGCTGTGGCAGAGAACTTGAAACACTGCTGAAGGCTGTTGCCAGCAAAGAGTTTTGGAGCTTAAAAG TGCTCGACTCTTTTGGCGCGCCACCGAAATCCTTCAGCTGGGGCAACTACTACTGGTTCGCTTCGCAAAAGCACTGCGATGATCTAAATACGCCATACGCGGTCGCTTTCTCACCGGCACATCTGCGCAGCTATAGGATGAACCCTTTCAACGTCACCAGTCCGTTTCGTCTGCGCCTCACCATGATTTACATGCGCTTCTCCACGCCTCGCTACATCAATTTGCGACTGCCATTTGAG TCTTTTATTCATATCGGCTTGTGTTTACCGCAATCCTGCGCGATCGCAGCGCTGCAACGCTACACAGACGAATATTTTCAGCGCGGCGACTTTGTGATGCAACGCGACTTCGAACTGCAATTGCAATCGGTGTCGGCCAGAGCACCGACTTTCGGTTTAGATTTCTTCCAGCAAACCGGAACTATAATTTCCAT CACCATTCTCACCACACTGCTATTGCTGATTGGCTTAGCTGAAATCGTGCATCGTTCCAAAGAGAAGCTGCAGctacaacaactgctgctgacAAAAGCTCCCCTTGTCGCACCATCAAATGGTGGTGTGCACATAGCCAACGTATCGGTGGAGCCAATAAACGAAAGTGCTGCCAAAAGCTCAACACTGGAGGAGCTTTTGCTATGTTTCCGATTGGCCGAGAATTGGCGGCGTGCACTCCAGCCAGAGCGGGCAAATTCAAATGCAAACTTTTTGAGCGCTATTGCCGGCTTGCGCACCATCATATGCCTTTGGGTGTCCACTTTCCACGTCTACTACTACTCGTTGTTCGCACTATCGAATGCACCAATGATGTTTGCTGCATTGGCGAATTTTCTATATCAGCCGCTTCTGCAGGCTGTCTTTTTTGTGGATATTTTCTTTGTTATGAG cgctctcCTGCTTGTCTACAATTTTCTATCAACTGAATCAAGGCTGAAGGCGATACGCCAAAATGGTTTCGTGcagaatacaaaattatttggcCAGCTTGCATTGAATCGGTATTTGCG GCTCACGCCAATGCTCATCGTCACCATACTTCTAAGCGACGTAGCCTACGATTTGATCAACACATATTCACCCTTCTACTTGGGCGCCAACAGCGGCTATTATTGCAAGCA ACGCTGGTGGTATAACCTGCTCTACATACAAAACTTCTTGGACATGCGAGATATCTGTTGCTCGTGGACTTGGTATCTGGCTTGTGAAATGCAGTTCTACCTACTCACCACAGCATTGCTATTTTTGTATGCCAAAAGTGAACGTTTGGCCAAAATCGTCTTCGCCACGTGTGCGTTGGGCTTTGCCATAATTGGATGGTTGTGCAATTACAACAATGGCATTACGTTTGA CCTAGACGTCCTACATTCGACGCTGAATCAGCTGTATGTGAAACCGTGGGTGCGCATCAATCCCTATCTCGGCGGTGTCCTTTGTGGCTGGTGGCTGCATCATCATCGCCAGAGGGGCGGCCAGCGATACCATTATCATCATCGACAGCAGCACCAACAACGGGAGAAGCAACAGGCCCAGTCGCAATCAGAATTTCGGCCATCACAGATTCAtacgcaacagcagcagcagcagcaacaacaacaacaccagcaacaGCAACGAGCGCAACAACAATGTGAGACGGCGAGAAATAGTGGTAATATTGGTTGGTGGCATGCGGCTTTTTGGCTTTTCATCGCCATCGTCTATGTGGTGGCGAATTTCATGAGCTACTGGCGCAACACACCCACATGGCTGGTGGCATCAATTATGTCCTTTGGCAAATTGCTTTTCGCACTTTGCATCGGCGGCGGCATTTTGATGTGCGCCTGGGGATACGGCGGCCGCTTGAATGCCTTGCTAAGTGCGCATCTCTTTCGgctgttgaataaattctgcttCAGCATTTATTTGTTAACGCCCGTCGTTACAATAGTCGCCTATGGACTGCGCAATGAGCCGACCAGCTTCAATGAAATTGGCTCCGTAACGGATTTTGTTGCGGTGAATGTGTTGGCGGTGCTGTCTTCGTTTTTGGCCTATGTGCTTGTGGAGTTGCCCATGCAGCGGGTATGCAACAGATTGTTGTGCAAGCGGTGCTAG